Below is a genomic region from Drosophila albomicans strain 15112-1751.03 chromosome 2R, ASM965048v2, whole genome shotgun sequence.
GGCATGAGTGAGAATTATTCGATTTTCTATACCATTATCTTTTTGCTGATCTGGTTCCCCATTTCCTGCCTAGTTCTGACTGCCTACAAGGAACCCACACCTGGCTGGGTGGACAATCTTCTAGGGCCCATCTCGATATTCTACGGTTGCGGCATCGGAGTCCTGCGTGTGATGCTCGTGGAAAAGAGCGGAATATCACACATTGTGCCAGTCGACTACAGTGCCAACATGATTCTGTCGATGGCTTGGAAAACTGCTAAGGAAAATGCTCAACACTCGGTGGGGAAAGTGCCAACGGTTTACAACTTTACCAACAGCGATCAGAATAAACTGACTTGGGGCCAATTGGCGCAATCGATCATTGAGAAGAGGCATTTGGTGCCATTGCCGAATATGCTGTGGTTCCCCTTCCTTAGGTTATTCTCCCAGAATTGGAAGTTTCAGTTGGCCATACTCATCTATCACATTCTTCCCGGCCACTTTATCGACTTTGTATTGCGCCTGCGGGGTCAAAAGCCACGAATGATCAATGTCTATAAGAAAATTCACAAAAACATTAAGAGATTATCGCCATTCTCGCTTTCCAGCTGGACTTTTGAAATGAACAATGCCAATCGACTGTTGCAAAGCATGTCCCCGAAAGATCGCGAAATCTTCCAATTCGATATGGCAACTGTGGACTGGGACGAATACTTTACGGTAGCACTGTTTGGAATGCGACTGTATATTACAAAAGAAAAGCCGACTGAAGAATCCTTGAGGAAGGCAACGCATACGTTTAATAGGTTCGTATATCCTTCCCCAAACCGATAGAAAACCATTTTATAAAcctatatttttttagattcCGGTTATACAATCGTATTCTACACGTCATCATCTTCGCCATATTAGCTGTTTTAATCTGGGGGTTGCTTAAATTGTTCACATAGTTTCAGTAAcaatataattacattttctatCAATAAGAATTAACGTTCAAGCAATGACATTcgattaatgcaaataaatgcattgcctattaaattgaaaaagtaaTTCTTTTGATCAGAAATACAAGTCAGAAGTCAAGTAAAAATTTATATCGgttattattgattaatttttatttgaaattattttaaaacccTAGCTACAGTCTAAAATCTCTTTTCTAAACATTCGAATGTACTTCTCcgttacaaatttaaatttgccgcAAAATTCAAAAACGTAAATGTCATGAATCAAAGCtcgaaaaataccaaatttgacttttggcatttttagatatttttatacaaaaacagTTATTCTTTTCATTACCATAAATGTTTCTTAGTCTTTTTATACTAACTTTAATAAGCtacattaaatttgataacAGTGATActaggtatattttgtagccCTGAAACGggtaatatattttacagaAGTATGCATCAAACTGTGCAATTACAATTCCTCGATGTTTCTAATCTATCTAgctttattacaatttatagaaataaaaaaaacacgatAACCATAAAAACAAGATTCCCCaagtctttaaatttaataatttttgatatttgacAAAACATGAACAATTCTTGCCCGCACTTTGGCGACCCTGAATCCTTTTTAAGAGTCGCTTATCTGCTGCCATTTTTAGGCACATTTGTGAAATTCAACTTGCGGTCACGCTGACTTGAGGGAGAGTCGCCGTTGAGACGTTAGTTTCAATTTAACGTTCAAGCGTGGTGTACGTGTTTCGGAGTAGTCGCTTGGGGCCCTAGACTGGTATGGTGGCTTCAGTGAGACATTGGCTCTAATGCTCATAGTATAGATTTTTAGCTACTGCATCGAGTATAAAAGAagtacaaaaagaaaaaaagtggTGTAAgcagcaaaatataaaaatcgcCCATTCGTTATTGATTGCTAATGTGTGCTACTAAAAGAGGAAAATAGATTTTTGCAGATATTAGAAGTGTTACGCGGTTGCCTGGAGAGACGCATTGCATAATTTTGCCTagttggcttggcttggctttttCCAAGAACTTTTCTTTTCCGAATTAGGGCaataactacaactacaactgcaaatCGGCGGCATTATTTGTGTATTAAAGCGCGAAAGCCAATAGAAGGCAAGGAATGAAAATACGTAGTCGGAATGTGCATAACAATTAAACACGAACGggcgaaaacaaaaagagaaaaacataaataatatacaataagcGCAGCTTAGTTTTGCCTATTGCTTTTGTGCTGtgcttcttgttcttgttcttgtgctgtgcttgttgttgtacgTGACATAACGAAATTTGATTGGCATGCGAATTTTCGTATGTGTTTGCGTGGTGTGTGAATGCATGTGtggtaaatttaaatgtagtgTGCAGAGTACAAAAACAACTTGCAAAGCGCTGCTTGATCTTCTGCTCAACAGAtctgtgagtgtgaatgtgggTTTGGGTATGCATAGGTTGTATTATTTGTATGTGAGTGTATGAATAtgagaacaacaataaagcaaaGCACTGCTTGAACTTCTTAAGGCTGCAAACCGAACTTTCTAAGTTGTCGAAGGGGGATGATTTGGCGGTCGTGAATGAATATTTGATGagtgtttaaatttaaattacagaTAATATTCGTACAATTGACGGgtgtcgcacacacacagacacgcgcGTTCGCACCAAAAACATCACAGTAACATATACTGCCAACCCTCGTAAGTCGCCCCCGAAGCCGCCGTTGCTTTGCGCCGTCAGCAggcgaaaaaagaaagaaacaagtgcgtgagtgtgagtgttgaAAAATGTTCGCAAGCCGTCGAGGCGCATTAgcagcgctgctgctgctctgttgctgctgctttgctccGAATGCAGCTGTCGCTGAGTTGGCGGACAAATTGCGCGATGATTCGGAACTGTCACAGGTGAGTCACATACAAAGTAAGAGCGAGAACACAACtgtgaacaacaacaacagttgaaCAGTTGAAGTAAAGTAAACATGCAGCCTCAGCCCAAAATAGAAAACACATGTATTTAACATAGTAGGTGCATAGCAGGTTGTTTCTCTCCCCTTTTTACACAGTTGTttacacacacccacacatttGTAATGAGTTGTTGCCTAGACAAACATATGCACATGTACACACAGCATTGCGAGACGAATATTGACACAATTTGACCGAGCCTGGACACACTGACCTTGAAACGAAAAGCCTTGTGCTAAAACTTACCgacagagcgaaagagagtgtgagtgagagagagagaacacaGGTAGATGAGAGAGTTgtgagctgctgctgggcgACGTCCTTGACCTTTGGCATTtacacttgttgttgctgcatctGAAAAATCAATAAGGCCCAAGCCAGTTCTTCCTCTTTGCTTCTTTGCTAAGCCTAGCCTCTGTCCAAAGTCCATTTGATATGCATGTTGAACACATTATTAAGTAAGTAAATTATGTAAaaccaacaacacacacactgctaAACGTAGAGTCGACGctcgacgtcgccgtcgctgtcgctgtcgactGAGCATAACAGTTTTCTACCTATTTATAAAGTTTGGTCTGCCTTTTTACACCTTCACACaccgaaacacacacacacacacatgcctaGACAACACATAAAAGTGTAAAAGTCAGAAGCCATTAAAGGTTCGCtgctaaaacaacaacaggaatagcaataacaatagtGTATGTCGTTCTACTCTGTTAAGCATTTAATGCCCAAAAAAAGTTGT
It encodes:
- the LOC117574829 gene encoding fatty acyl-CoA reductase wat-like; the encoded protein is MESEIQSFYKNKTIFITGGTGFLGKVTIEKLLRSTQVKRIYVLVRSKKGVNIQDRIAAWDKDPLFSELRKSNANFLERIVPIAGDTQLPDLGISSTDRKLLVNETQILLHLAATVNFDERLYVALDINTRGTRLAIQLAKEMRQLEAFVHVSTAYSNCVLEHIGETFYPDNLSCSADKALELRELLSNDLIDKLTPGIIDKYPNTYTFTKALAEQIVQKEAQDLPACIFRPGMILTAYKEPTPGWVDNLLGPISIFYGCGIGVLRVMLVEKSGISHIVPVDYSANMILSMAWKTAKENAQHSVGKVPTVYNFTNSDQNKLTWGQLAQSIIEKRHLVPLPNMLWFPFLRLFSQNWKFQLAILIYHILPGHFIDFVLRLRGQKPRMINVYKKIHKNIKRLSPFSLSSWTFEMNNANRLLQSMSPKDREIFQFDMATVDWDEYFTVALFGMRLYITKEKPTEESLRKATHTFNRFRLYNRILHVIIFAILAVLIWGLLKLFT